One window of Salegentibacter sp. Hel_I_6 genomic DNA carries:
- the ruvA gene encoding Holliday junction branch migration protein RuvA, protein MIHHLKGQLIEKNPTYLVIACNGVGYMVNISLHTFSLIPDSENISIYTHLHVKEDSHTLYGFYQKSERDIFRLLISVSGVGTSTARTMLSSLEPGQVREAIANADVPTIQSVKGIGAKTAQRVILDLKDKILKVYGDDEVFVPQDNTMKEEALSALETLGFARKQATRVVDKIMKDSANPTVESIIKMALKNL, encoded by the coding sequence ATGATTCATCATCTTAAGGGGCAATTAATAGAGAAGAATCCAACATACTTAGTAATCGCCTGCAATGGCGTTGGGTATATGGTTAATATTTCGCTGCACACCTTTTCCCTCATTCCAGATTCAGAAAATATAAGTATTTATACCCATTTGCACGTGAAGGAAGATTCCCATACCCTCTATGGATTCTACCAAAAGTCTGAACGGGATATTTTTAGGTTATTGATATCAGTTTCAGGTGTGGGAACCAGCACAGCGCGAACAATGCTGTCTTCTTTAGAGCCTGGCCAGGTTAGGGAAGCCATTGCTAATGCTGATGTGCCTACAATACAAAGTGTAAAAGGCATTGGAGCTAAAACAGCCCAACGAGTAATTTTAGACTTAAAAGACAAAATATTGAAAGTCTATGGAGATGATGAAGTTTTTGTTCCTCAGGACAATACAATGAAGGAAGAAGCGTTATCTGCATTAGAGACACTCGGCTTCGCAAGAAAGCAAGCTACCAGGGTGGTAGATAAAATAATGAAAGATTCAGCTAACCCTACAGTAGAATCTATTATAAAAATGGCTCTTAAAAATTTGTAA
- the sprA gene encoding cell surface protein SprA, with protein sequence MISLSSTAQETPQDTTQTGYALGEISLPDSQLISSFYEYDPILDRYFYREKLGDLDLAIPLILTPEEYENLVLDEEMRNYFKLKADAQAGRKEGTEEIQRDLLPDFYVNNNFFESIFGGSEINIVPQGTVEMDLGLLYTKQDNPAFSPRNRRNLTFDFDQRISLSLLGQIGERLQITANYDTESTFDFQNQLKLEYTPTEDDIVRKIEVGNVNMPLNNALMQGAQSLFGFKTELQFGKTRITGVFSEQKSERRTVNVEGGSTVEEFEKFAIDYDQDRHFFLAHYFRDNYDDALRDYPFINTNIQVKRIQVWVTNRTNNVQNLTDTRNIVGIQDLGETNNPGNIGLDNVPAGFFNQPAGSFPDNANNDFNPFGINGTAESVLSSAIRDVATVDNGFGGVQVSEGLDYVKLENARQLQPNEYKLNTQLGYISLNQRLSNDEILAVAFQYTVNGEVYQVGEFANDGVNATGDANPGQNPGQNPNQEPNANLRVNQNLVVKMLKSTITNVDEPVWDLMMKNIYSLGAYQLEREDFRMNILYTDPQPLNYIKPSGDGSVPLPEDIAETPLLRVFNLDKLNNNNDPINGGDGFFDYVPGITIDPENGNIIFTSVEPFGRYLFEQLDNTPNTGTEDYDNPETWNANQEKYVFKSLYRTTKIQAEQEDTDKNKFQLKGRYKSGEVEGIPIGFNLPPGSVTVTAGGRLLQEGVDYVVNYELGRVQIIDEALLASDIPIQVNTENNALFGQQTKRFTGLNVEHQFSENFLVGATYLNLRERPLTQKANYSYEPINNSIIGFNLNYSTEVPFFTRLVNKLPNVDTDVPSNFSVTGEFAYLQPGAPAVNDFQGEATTYIDDFEAAQTTIDISSPLSWELSSVPLGYGGELSNGDIKVGDKRAKMSWYTIDPIFYSSNRPDGISDNDISTYATRRVALNEIFPNTDVVQGQPQVVYTMDVAYFPEERGPYNFNPAATSGTLPNPSGNFGGIMRGINTTNFEQSNVEFIEFWVMDPYIYSENSGNSAGTINFNLGNISEDVLKDGRKQYENGLPRTGGIENTIETQVARVPADQSLIYAFDSEGDERRSQDVGYDGLSDAQEAVKFPDFGNLNDPAADNYQYFLNTDGGIVNRYKNYNGVDGNSPPEVGDTNRGNTTLPTTEDINRDNTMNTIDSYFEYEIPFFPGMGVENNQYITDEKELNTTLRNGNELPVRWLQFKIPIFEPTDTKGGIADYRSIRFMRMFLSDFEDETLLRFGTMELVRGDYRRYNRGLRDRNILPENQNTLFEVSAVNIEENENRQPIPYVLPPGVIREELFENNTNIRQNEQSLSLRVCDLEPQDARAVYKNFQIDMRQYKKLEMFLHAESLPNRTPLKEGQLVAFLRIGTDFTDNYYQVEVPLTPTAFGAMSADEIWPAVNSMELPLELLQRIKTSVLGDPSLNSGELNFFTENLDVIDEEDSYEMDQLRLGIKGNPSFGNVRVLMLGLKNGTPTNGVQDLCGEVWFNELRLSELDNEGGWASIINMDTNLADFATVAATGRKSTVGFGTLEQGPNQRSRENSQQYDVVTNVNVGQVLPQKWGVKIPFNYSRGEELITPKFDQEFLDLELETRLADIVDPIERERVKRQSQSYTKRQSVNIIGLRKERTGEVKPMPYDIENFVFTTSYNQVDHRDFEIEESLNQNVRAGATYEFNFEPKQVEPFKNISALDSSDYYSLVRDFNVNLLPSNINASSTILRQYNEQKFRSLELSEDDLGIPTLYQRNYLFNWEYGVNYNLTNSLSFAFNASNNRIIRNYIDEDGFANNSIGVWDNFFSIGTPDLHFQNLQVNYDLPFDKIPVLEFIKATYSYTGDFQWQRGSRIYENLEGIPDIGNSVQNSSSHQINASLDMESLYSYLGLEKKEGRGGQTIKQRSAGVPTLDGTEQDGQQTQNTQAVEKTSKTFNTFVDFVTILSRLQINYRQNEGTFLPGYTRSVGFMGTLQPSTAFTFGWQDEVRYTAARRGWLTLFQNFNQQYSTLKNEQLDVQASLDIVPDLTIDISANRNYSENFSENFRVDPNTLEYVSLTPYNYGNFNISTILIKTAFSQSNEQSSETFESFRENRLGIAQRIARERGLDPNNTDEDGYPVGIGKTNQAVLLPAFVSAYGGKDSDNVKLGAFRDMPLPNWNIKYTGLMRIGWFRDKFRRISINHGYQSNYTINQFQTNLDYDPENEFETNQAGDFKNQMLYSNIVLTELFTPLFRLDLETKNAIQLLAEIRKDRMLSLSFDNNLLTENTGNEYILGTGYRIRDLRIATGLGGTNRILSSDLNFKADISFRRNKSIIRYLDLETSQVIAGQDIWRINFTTDYAISSNLTAILYYEHNFSEYAVSTAFPQTTIRSGITLRYNFGN encoded by the coding sequence ATAATTTCATTGAGTTCCACTGCACAGGAAACCCCTCAGGATACCACCCAAACGGGGTATGCTTTGGGTGAAATTTCCCTGCCAGATTCTCAATTAATCTCTTCCTTTTATGAATACGATCCTATTTTAGACCGCTATTTTTATCGCGAAAAATTAGGCGATTTAGATCTTGCTATCCCTTTGATTTTAACACCAGAAGAATACGAAAACCTGGTTTTAGATGAAGAAATGCGTAATTATTTTAAGCTGAAAGCTGATGCTCAAGCTGGACGTAAAGAAGGAACAGAGGAGATTCAGCGTGATTTACTTCCAGATTTTTATGTAAACAATAATTTCTTTGAAAGTATTTTTGGAGGTTCAGAAATCAATATTGTTCCGCAGGGAACAGTAGAGATGGATCTTGGTTTGCTTTACACTAAACAGGATAATCCCGCTTTTTCACCCCGGAATAGGCGAAATCTAACCTTTGATTTTGATCAGCGAATAAGTCTTAGTTTGCTTGGGCAAATAGGGGAGCGCCTGCAAATAACGGCCAACTACGATACAGAATCTACTTTCGATTTTCAAAACCAGTTAAAACTGGAATACACTCCTACTGAGGATGATATTGTTCGAAAAATTGAAGTGGGTAATGTAAATATGCCCCTTAATAATGCACTTATGCAGGGGGCTCAAAGCTTATTCGGATTTAAAACCGAGCTGCAATTTGGAAAAACCCGGATTACCGGGGTTTTCTCTGAACAAAAATCTGAGCGACGAACCGTAAACGTGGAAGGCGGTTCTACCGTTGAAGAATTTGAGAAATTTGCTATTGATTATGATCAGGACAGGCACTTTTTCCTTGCCCATTATTTTAGGGATAATTATGACGATGCCCTAAGAGATTACCCGTTTATAAACACTAATATTCAGGTTAAAAGGATACAGGTTTGGGTAACCAACCGTACTAACAATGTGCAAAACCTTACCGATACAAGGAATATAGTAGGGATCCAGGATCTTGGAGAGACCAATAACCCCGGAAATATAGGTTTGGATAACGTTCCTGCCGGTTTTTTTAATCAGCCTGCCGGAAGTTTTCCAGATAATGCCAATAACGATTTTAACCCGTTTGGTATAAATGGCACAGCTGAATCTGTTTTATCATCTGCTATACGCGATGTCGCTACCGTTGATAATGGTTTTGGAGGAGTTCAGGTTTCTGAAGGTTTAGATTATGTGAAATTGGAAAACGCCAGGCAATTACAGCCTAACGAATATAAATTAAATACCCAGCTTGGTTATATTTCTTTAAATCAAAGGCTAAGTAATGATGAGATTCTTGCAGTAGCTTTTCAATATACTGTAAATGGGGAAGTCTACCAGGTTGGAGAGTTTGCTAACGATGGGGTTAATGCTACCGGAGATGCTAACCCGGGTCAAAATCCCGGGCAAAACCCAAATCAGGAGCCAAACGCCAATTTAAGGGTTAACCAAAATCTTGTGGTCAAAATGCTTAAAAGCACTATTACCAATGTAGATGAGCCTGTTTGGGATTTAATGATGAAGAATATTTATAGTCTTGGAGCCTATCAATTAGAGCGGGAAGACTTTAGAATGAATATTTTATATACAGATCCCCAGCCTTTAAATTATATAAAACCTTCGGGAGATGGATCGGTGCCTTTGCCGGAAGATATAGCTGAAACACCTTTACTGAGGGTATTTAATCTAGATAAGCTAAACAATAATAACGACCCCATAAATGGCGGAGATGGCTTTTTTGATTACGTTCCCGGCATTACCATAGACCCCGAAAATGGGAATATTATTTTTACAAGCGTAGAACCTTTTGGACGTTATTTGTTTGAACAATTGGATAATACTCCAAATACTGGTACTGAGGATTACGATAATCCTGAAACCTGGAATGCCAATCAGGAGAAATATGTCTTTAAGTCTTTATACCGAACCACTAAAATTCAGGCCGAGCAGGAGGATACCGATAAAAATAAATTTCAGTTAAAAGGAAGATATAAATCAGGTGAAGTTGAGGGAATTCCAATCGGGTTTAATCTTCCGCCAGGCTCGGTAACCGTTACGGCGGGAGGTAGACTGCTACAAGAAGGCGTAGATTACGTGGTGAATTACGAACTTGGAAGGGTGCAAATTATAGACGAGGCCCTGCTTGCCTCAGACATTCCTATTCAGGTAAATACTGAGAATAACGCTTTATTTGGACAGCAAACCAAGCGCTTTACCGGTTTAAATGTAGAGCATCAGTTTAGTGAAAACTTTTTAGTTGGAGCTACTTATCTTAATCTTAGGGAACGCCCACTTACTCAAAAAGCTAATTATAGTTATGAGCCAATAAACAATTCTATAATTGGCTTTAATTTAAATTACTCTACCGAGGTTCCCTTCTTCACAAGGTTGGTAAACAAACTTCCAAATGTAGATACCGATGTGCCTTCTAACTTTTCAGTAACGGGGGAATTTGCTTATCTCCAGCCTGGAGCTCCCGCAGTTAATGATTTTCAGGGGGAGGCTACAACTTATATAGACGATTTTGAAGCAGCACAAACTACTATAGATATCAGTTCGCCGCTTAGTTGGGAATTAAGTAGTGTACCATTAGGTTATGGAGGAGAGCTTTCTAACGGAGATATTAAAGTGGGAGATAAGCGGGCAAAGATGTCCTGGTACACGATAGATCCAATATTTTACAGTAGCAATCGTCCCGATGGAATTTCAGATAATGATATTTCAACATATGCTACGAGAAGGGTAGCGCTTAATGAGATTTTTCCGAATACCGATGTAGTTCAGGGGCAGCCGCAGGTGGTTTATACCATGGATGTGGCTTATTTTCCGGAAGAACGAGGTCCTTACAATTTTAACCCGGCGGCTACATCTGGAACATTGCCAAATCCTTCAGGTAATTTTGGCGGAATTATGCGGGGAATTAATACTACCAATTTTGAACAAAGCAATGTAGAATTTATAGAGTTTTGGGTGATGGATCCCTATATCTATTCGGAAAACAGCGGTAACTCGGCGGGAACTATCAATTTTAACTTAGGGAATATTTCAGAAGACGTTTTAAAGGATGGTCGTAAGCAATACGAAAATGGCCTGCCTCGCACCGGTGGCATTGAAAACACTATAGAAACCCAGGTAGCAAGAGTTCCGGCAGATCAATCTCTGATTTATGCTTTTGATTCAGAAGGAGATGAACGTAGAAGTCAGGATGTGGGGTACGATGGCCTTTCAGACGCACAGGAAGCTGTTAAATTTCCTGATTTCGGTAATTTAAATGATCCAGCCGCGGATAATTATCAGTATTTTCTAAATACCGATGGAGGTATTGTTAATCGCTATAAAAACTATAATGGCGTAGATGGGAATTCGCCTCCAGAAGTTGGAGATACCAATAGGGGAAATACCACTTTACCAACTACAGAAGATATTAATCGTGACAACACGATGAATACTATAGATAGCTATTTTGAATACGAAATACCATTTTTTCCTGGAATGGGCGTAGAAAACAATCAGTATATTACTGATGAGAAGGAGCTAAACACCACCTTAAGAAATGGAAATGAGTTGCCGGTACGTTGGCTTCAGTTTAAAATTCCAATTTTTGAGCCCACAGATACAAAAGGAGGAATTGCAGATTATAGATCGATACGCTTTATGCGAATGTTCCTTAGTGATTTTGAAGACGAAACCCTGTTGAGATTTGGAACTATGGAGCTCGTAAGGGGAGATTACCGAAGGTATAATCGTGGCTTAAGAGATAGAAATATACTTCCGGAAAATCAAAATACTCTTTTTGAAGTTTCCGCAGTGAATATTGAGGAAAACGAAAACCGCCAACCGATACCCTATGTATTGCCGCCCGGAGTAATTAGGGAAGAGCTTTTTGAAAATAATACTAATATTAGGCAAAATGAACAATCTTTATCTTTAAGAGTTTGCGATTTAGAGCCACAGGATGCAAGGGCCGTTTATAAAAATTTCCAGATAGATATGCGGCAGTATAAGAAATTGGAAATGTTTTTACACGCCGAATCCTTACCTAATAGAACGCCGTTGAAGGAAGGACAATTAGTTGCTTTTCTAAGAATAGGAACCGATTTTACCGATAATTATTATCAGGTTGAAGTGCCTTTAACCCCAACCGCTTTTGGTGCGATGAGCGCAGATGAAATTTGGCCGGCTGTGAACAGTATGGAGCTTCCGCTGGAATTATTGCAAAGAATAAAAACAAGCGTGTTAGGAGATCCTTCTTTAAACTCTGGAGAACTTAATTTCTTTACAGAAAACCTAGATGTAATTGATGAGGAAGATTCCTATGAGATGGATCAATTAAGGCTTGGGATAAAAGGGAATCCTAGTTTTGGAAATGTTCGGGTGTTAATGTTAGGGCTAAAAAACGGAACCCCTACCAATGGAGTTCAGGATTTATGCGGGGAAGTTTGGTTTAATGAGCTGCGACTTTCAGAATTGGATAATGAAGGAGGCTGGGCAAGCATCATTAATATGGATACCAATTTAGCCGATTTTGCAACAGTAGCAGCTACCGGGAGAAAAAGTACCGTAGGATTTGGAACATTAGAACAGGGTCCAAATCAGCGTAGTAGAGAGAATTCTCAACAATATGATGTGGTTACTAACGTGAATGTAGGGCAGGTGCTTCCGCAGAAATGGGGTGTGAAAATTCCTTTTAATTACAGTAGGGGGGAAGAACTAATCACCCCTAAATTTGATCAGGAATTCCTGGACCTGGAGCTGGAGACGAGATTGGCAGATATAGTAGATCCTATAGAGCGCGAACGAGTTAAAAGACAATCGCAGTCTTATACGAAGCGGCAAAGTGTAAATATTATAGGTTTGCGGAAGGAACGTACGGGGGAAGTGAAACCTATGCCATATGATATCGAGAATTTCGTATTCACCACTTCGTATAATCAGGTGGATCATCGCGATTTCGAAATTGAAGAATCTTTAAATCAAAATGTGCGTGCAGGGGCTACTTACGAGTTTAATTTTGAACCTAAACAAGTAGAGCCTTTTAAAAATATTTCAGCCCTGGATAGCAGTGATTATTATTCGCTGGTAAGAGATTTTAATGTGAATTTGCTTCCTTCAAATATAAATGCAAGCTCTACTATTTTAAGGCAATACAACGAGCAAAAATTTAGATCGCTGGAGCTTTCAGAAGATGATTTGGGTATCCCAACTTTATATCAGCGAAACTATTTATTTAATTGGGAATATGGTGTGAATTATAACCTAACGAATTCGTTGAGTTTTGCTTTTAATGCATCTAATAATCGAATTATTAGAAATTATATAGATGAAGATGGGTTTGCTAATAATAGTATTGGTGTTTGGGATAACTTCTTTAGTATAGGTACTCCAGATTTACACTTTCAAAATCTACAGGTAAATTATGACCTTCCTTTTGATAAAATTCCGGTATTAGAATTCATAAAAGCGACTTATTCTTACACAGGGGACTTCCAATGGCAACGTGGCTCCAGGATTTACGAAAACCTCGAAGGTATTCCTGATATTGGAAATAGCGTGCAAAACTCCAGTTCTCATCAGATAAACGCCAGTTTAGATATGGAAAGTCTCTATTCCTACCTGGGCCTCGAAAAGAAGGAAGGTAGAGGAGGGCAAACTATAAAACAACGTAGTGCGGGTGTGCCTACTTTAGACGGGACAGAGCAAGATGGGCAACAAACTCAAAACACACAAGCGGTTGAAAAAACGAGTAAAACCTTTAATACCTTTGTAGATTTTGTAACCATCTTGAGTAGATTACAAATAAACTATCGCCAAAATGAAGGAACTTTTCTTCCCGGTTATACACGAAGTGTAGGTTTTATGGGAACTTTACAACCTAGCACGGCATTCACCTTTGGATGGCAGGATGAGGTAAGGTATACTGCCGCTAGACGAGGTTGGTTAACTTTATTCCAAAATTTTAATCAGCAGTATTCTACTCTAAAAAATGAACAATTAGACGTGCAGGCTTCTTTAGATATTGTTCCAGACTTAACTATAGATATAAGTGCAAATCGTAATTATTCTGAAAACTTTTCAGAAAATTTTAGAGTAGACCCTAATACTCTTGAATATGTTTCTTTAACTCCGTATAACTACGGTAACTTTAATATTTCTACTATACTAATTAAAACCGCTTTTAGTCAATCTAACGAGCAGTCGTCAGAAACTTTTGAAAGTTTTAGAGAGAATCGTTTGGGCATAGCACAGCGAATTGCACGGGAACGTGGTCTGGATCCTAATAATACCGATGAAGATGGGTATCCCGTAGGAATTGGTAAAACCAACCAGGCTGTTTTATTGCCTGCGTTTGTTTCGGCTTACGGAGGAAAGGATAGTGATAATGTTAAACTGGGTGCTTT
- the queG gene encoding tRNA epoxyqueuosine(34) reductase QueG — MKDTLKEVYTNMIKSEAKRLGFLSCGISKAEFLEKEAPRVEEFLKKNHHGEMRWMENNFDKRLDPTKLVEGSKSVISLLLNYYPGETQREDSYKISKYAYGRDYHFVIKDKLKQLLQFMQDEIGEIQGRAFVDSAPVMDKAWAAKSGLGWIGKHSNLLSKQTGSFYFIAELIVDLDLEYDTPVTDHCGSCTACIDACPTDAIVDPYKVDGSKCISYFTIELKDELPNSYKNQFEDWMFGCDICQDVCPWNRFSKPHNEPLFNPHPELLEKDKQGWEELTKETFNEIFRKSAVKRTKFEGLKRNIKFLEK; from the coding sequence ATGAAGGATACTCTGAAGGAAGTTTACACAAATATGATAAAATCCGAAGCCAAACGCCTCGGATTTTTATCTTGTGGAATTTCTAAAGCAGAATTTCTTGAGAAGGAAGCACCGCGTGTAGAAGAATTTCTCAAGAAAAACCATCACGGCGAAATGCGGTGGATGGAAAATAACTTCGATAAGCGGCTGGATCCTACCAAACTGGTAGAAGGTTCAAAAAGTGTGATTTCCTTATTACTGAATTATTATCCCGGAGAAACTCAAAGGGAAGATTCTTATAAAATCAGCAAATACGCTTATGGTAGGGATTATCATTTTGTGATTAAAGACAAATTGAAGCAACTATTACAATTTATGCAAGATGAAATTGGGGAAATTCAGGGCCGTGCTTTTGTAGATTCAGCACCGGTAATGGATAAAGCCTGGGCTGCAAAAAGCGGACTTGGTTGGATTGGAAAACACTCTAATTTGCTCTCTAAACAAACCGGTTCCTTCTATTTTATTGCCGAATTAATAGTAGATCTGGATCTCGAATACGATACTCCCGTAACCGATCACTGCGGAAGTTGTACTGCCTGCATAGACGCCTGCCCAACTGATGCGATTGTAGATCCTTACAAAGTAGATGGTAGCAAATGTATCTCGTATTTCACGATAGAGTTAAAAGATGAACTGCCTAACTCCTATAAAAACCAGTTTGAAGATTGGATGTTTGGTTGTGATATTTGTCAGGATGTTTGCCCCTGGAATCGATTTTCAAAACCGCATAATGAACCTTTGTTTAACCCGCATCCGGAATTACTGGAAAAAGACAAGCAAGGTTGGGAAGAACTTACCAAAGAAACTTTTAATGAAATCTTTAGAAAATCTGCCGTAAAAAGAACCAAATTCGAAGGTTTAAAACGAAACATAAAATTTCTGGAGAAATGA
- a CDS encoding NADP-dependent malic enzyme gives MSNNPRKRREALVYHAKPKPGKIAVVPTKKYATQRDLSLAYSPGVAEPCLEIEKDKENAYKYTTKGNLVAVISNGTAVLGLGDIGPEASKPVMEGKGLLFKIFADIDVFDIEVDTKDVEKFIETVKNIAPTFGGINLEDIKAPEAFEIEKRLKAELDIPVMHDDQHGTAIISAAALLNALELAKKKMSKVKIVVSGAGAAAVSCTKLYKAFGAKAENIVMTDSKGVIRKDRPNLSGEKVEFATSRKIDTLEEAMKDADVFVGLSIADIVSPEMLKSMAKRPIVFAMANPNPEIDYQLAMDTRKDVIMATGRSDHPNQVNNVLGFPFIFRGALDVRATKINEEMKMAAVKALAEMAKEPVPEQVNIAYGETRLNFGSDYIIPKPFDPRLIAKVPPAVAKAAMESGVARQPIQDWDKYEEELLERMGSDNKITRLLLNRAKMNPKRIVFAEADHLDVLKAAQIVHDEGVAIPILLGRREVIKELMAEIDFNEDVPIIDPKSDEEEEHRKAYAQVYWDTRNRSGVTLYDAEKLMRERNYFAAMMVNEGDADGLLSGYSRAYPAVVKPMLELIGMAPGVTRVAATNLMNTSRGPLFISDTSINIDPPAKDLAKIAQMTARTVKLFGLEPVIAMMSYANFGSSKNPHATKVKDAVSYLHRYHPDLNVDGELQADFALNREMLQNKFPFSKLAGKKVNTLIYPNLDSANSTYKLIKELNKVDSIGPIMMGMRRPVHILQLGASVEEIVNMAAVTVVDAQEKEKKQKK, from the coding sequence ATGAGCAATAATCCTAGAAAGAGAAGAGAAGCACTGGTTTACCACGCTAAACCCAAACCAGGCAAAATAGCAGTAGTACCCACTAAAAAATATGCAACTCAAAGGGATCTTTCCCTCGCATATTCCCCCGGGGTTGCAGAACCTTGCCTGGAGATAGAAAAAGATAAGGAAAACGCTTATAAATATACTACCAAAGGAAATTTAGTTGCCGTGATCTCTAATGGGACAGCTGTTTTGGGGCTGGGAGATATAGGTCCTGAAGCCTCGAAACCGGTGATGGAAGGTAAAGGTTTGCTTTTTAAAATTTTTGCAGATATAGATGTTTTTGATATTGAAGTAGATACCAAAGACGTAGAAAAATTTATTGAAACCGTAAAAAATATTGCACCTACCTTCGGTGGAATTAACCTTGAAGACATCAAGGCTCCCGAAGCTTTTGAGATTGAAAAAAGACTAAAAGCTGAGCTAGATATTCCCGTAATGCATGATGACCAGCACGGGACGGCCATTATTTCGGCTGCTGCGCTTTTAAATGCCCTGGAACTTGCCAAAAAGAAGATGTCTAAGGTGAAAATTGTAGTAAGTGGTGCTGGTGCTGCTGCAGTTTCTTGTACTAAACTTTACAAAGCTTTTGGTGCAAAGGCCGAAAATATAGTAATGACCGATAGTAAGGGCGTTATAAGAAAAGATCGTCCAAACCTTTCTGGAGAGAAAGTAGAATTTGCTACTTCCAGAAAAATAGACACGCTAGAGGAAGCCATGAAAGATGCCGATGTTTTTGTGGGTCTCTCCATTGCAGATATTGTTTCCCCTGAAATGCTGAAAAGTATGGCCAAACGCCCTATCGTTTTTGCCATGGCTAATCCAAATCCCGAGATTGATTATCAGTTGGCCATGGATACCCGAAAGGATGTGATTATGGCTACAGGAAGAAGTGACCATCCTAACCAGGTGAACAATGTGCTTGGTTTCCCATTTATTTTTCGCGGCGCTCTAGATGTTAGGGCAACGAAGATTAATGAAGAAATGAAAATGGCAGCGGTAAAGGCCCTGGCTGAAATGGCTAAAGAACCCGTGCCAGAACAGGTAAATATCGCATATGGTGAAACCAGGCTTAATTTTGGTTCAGACTATATAATTCCGAAGCCTTTTGATCCGCGGCTAATTGCTAAGGTACCGCCTGCAGTAGCTAAAGCTGCTATGGAAAGTGGGGTCGCAAGACAGCCTATCCAGGATTGGGATAAATATGAAGAAGAGTTGCTGGAGAGAATGGGAAGCGATAACAAAATTACTAGGTTATTGCTTAACCGCGCAAAAATGAATCCTAAGCGAATTGTTTTTGCTGAAGCCGATCATCTTGACGTGCTCAAAGCAGCGCAAATTGTACATGATGAAGGTGTTGCAATTCCTATTTTGCTTGGTCGCAGAGAAGTGATTAAAGAATTGATGGCCGAAATAGACTTTAATGAAGACGTGCCTATCATCGATCCTAAATCTGATGAGGAAGAAGAACATAGAAAAGCTTATGCGCAGGTTTATTGGGATACAAGAAATAGAAGCGGTGTAACCTTATATGATGCTGAAAAACTGATGCGCGAACGTAACTATTTCGCAGCGATGATGGTAAATGAGGGTGATGCCGATGGCTTGCTTTCGGGGTATTCAAGAGCATACCCGGCGGTGGTGAAACCCATGTTGGAACTTATTGGAATGGCGCCAGGAGTTACCCGTGTAGCAGCTACCAATCTTATGAATACATCTCGAGGACCACTTTTTATAAGTGATACCTCTATCAATATAGATCCGCCGGCAAAAGATCTTGCTAAAATTGCCCAAATGACGGCTAGAACGGTAAAATTATTTGGTTTGGAACCAGTAATTGCCATGATGTCTTATGCAAATTTTGGTTCTTCCAAAAATCCGCATGCCACAAAAGTAAAAGATGCGGTTTCTTATTTACATCGTTACCATCCAGATCTAAATGTTGATGGGGAGTTACAGGCAGATTTTGCTTTAAATCGGGAAATGCTTCAAAATAAATTTCCTTTCTCAAAGCTTGCCGGTAAAAAAGTGAATACTTTAATTTATCCTAATCTTGATTCAGCAAACAGTACTTACAAACTAATAAAGGAGCTGAATAAGGTGGACTCTATTGGGCCGATAATGATGGGAATGCGCAGGCCTGTACACATACTTCAGCTTGGAGCCAGTGTAGAAGAAATTGTGAATATGGCAGCAGTAACTGTAGTAGATGCCCAGGAAAAAGAAAAGAAGCAAAAGAAGTAA
- a CDS encoding TonB family protein yields MKHSIFTTCFFLLFTIHIQAQSEIFSLAEVDNAPIISKCTNSLSSKDCFIEKLNNYIKSNIDIMKLVKRKDLPGKAYVQFEVNATGEIEQVKVRTRNKFLEKEALRLFAQLKIKEPATKNSKKVAIKHTIPITFNLLKFESYEEFGREIKNKN; encoded by the coding sequence TTGAAACATTCTATCTTCACCACCTGTTTTTTCCTTCTATTTACTATCCACATACAAGCTCAATCTGAAATATTTAGCCTGGCAGAAGTTGATAACGCTCCTATTATCTCTAAATGCACAAACAGTCTTAGCTCTAAAGATTGTTTTATTGAAAAACTGAATAACTATATCAAATCGAATATTGATATAATGAAGCTGGTTAAAAGAAAGGATTTACCCGGGAAAGCTTATGTGCAATTTGAAGTTAACGCAACAGGGGAAATAGAACAGGTAAAAGTTAGAACAAGAAATAAGTTTTTAGAAAAGGAAGCTTTGAGATTGTTTGCTCAATTAAAAATTAAAGAGCCTGCTACTAAAAATTCTAAAAAAGTAGCTATAAAACATACCATTCCGATTACTTTTAATTTATTAAAATTTGAAAGTTATGAGGAATTCGGGAGAGAAATTAAAAACAAAAATTAA